A genomic stretch from Photobacterium atrarenae includes:
- the rnhB gene encoding ribonuclease HII, which translates to MATPLEPFEYPAADCIAGVDEVGRGPLVGAVVTAAVILDPANPIVGLTDSKKLSEKKRNALFDEIKEKALAWSLGRCEPEEIDQLNILQATMVAMQRAVTGLSVEPDFVLVDGNKVPQLPMAAQAVVKGDLRVAEISAASILAKVTRDREMEALDAQYPDYGFAQHKGYPTKAHFEALEKLGAIDQHRKSFKPVKRILGID; encoded by the coding sequence ATGGCAACACCTTTGGAACCTTTTGAATACCCGGCGGCTGACTGTATTGCCGGCGTCGATGAAGTCGGTCGCGGGCCCTTGGTCGGCGCTGTGGTGACGGCGGCGGTCATTTTGGATCCGGCCAACCCGATTGTCGGGTTGACGGATTCAAAGAAACTGAGCGAGAAAAAGCGCAACGCCTTGTTTGATGAGATCAAGGAAAAGGCCCTGGCCTGGTCCCTGGGGCGCTGTGAGCCGGAAGAGATTGACCAGCTTAATATTTTGCAGGCCACCATGGTGGCGATGCAGCGGGCGGTCACTGGCCTGTCGGTCGAGCCGGACTTTGTTCTGGTTGACGGCAATAAGGTCCCGCAGTTGCCGATGGCGGCCCAGGCGGTGGTGAAAGGCGATTTGCGGGTGGCGGAGATCAGTGCCGCCTCGATCCTGGCCAAAGTGACTCGGGATCGGGAAATGGAAGCGCTGGATGCCCAGTACCCGGATTACGGTTTTGCCCAGCATAAAGGCTACCCGACCAAGGCTCATTTCGAGGCTCTGGAAAAGCTTGGCGCAATTGACCAGCACCGAAAGAGCTTCAAACCGGTCAAGCGCATCCTGGGCATTGACTGA
- the dnaE gene encoding DNA polymerase III subunit alpha — protein MAEPRFIHLRVHSDFSMVDGLSKVPPLVKKVAAMGMPAMALTDFTNLCGLVKFYNAAHGAGMKPIIGADFKVRSDEMGDDLTDLTILAADNDGYRNLTLLISEAYQRGHIQHLPVIDKEWLVEHRQGLILLSGGKRGDVGQALLKGNQKMAERLVSFYQAHFPDSYYLELTRTGRPDEEAYLHFAIELAEQMALPVVATNDVRFISPDQFDAHSIRVAIHDGYTLADPNRPQLYSAQQYLRSEEEMCELFADIPEALENSVEIAKRCNVTVRLNEYFLPNFPTGDLSTEDFLIKKSKEGLERRLAFLFPDEEERQQRRPEYDERLDIELEVINQMGFPGYFLIVMEFIQWSKDNGIPVGPGRGSGAGSLVAYALDITDLDPLEFDLLFERFLNPERVSMPDFDIDFCMDKRDLVIDHVAEMYGRDAVSQIITFGTMAAKAVIRDVGRVLGHPYGFVDRISKLVPAEPGMTLAKAFEAEPQLQESYDADEEVRDLIDMCRVLEGVTRNAGKHAGGVVISPTTITDFAPLYCDAEGHHPVTQFDKNDVETAGLVKFDFLGLRTLTIIDWALGMVNPRLEAQGKPPVNIAAIPMDDAKSFAMLQRSESTAVFQLESRGMKDLIKRLQPDCFEDMIALVALFRPGPLQSGMVDNFIDRKHGREAVSYPDEKWQHESLKEILEPTYGIILYQEQVMQIAQVLAGYTLGGADLLRRAMGKKKPEEMAKQRAIFEEGAIKNGVDGELAMRIFDLVEKFAGYGFNKSHSAAYALVSYQTLWLKAHYPAEFMAAVMTADMDNTDKIVGLVDECHRMKLELLPPDVNKGLYRFNVDDNGAIVYGIGAVKGVGEAPIENIIAAREKGGHFKDLFDFCARIDTKKVNKRVLERLIKCGAMDRLGPNRAAMMASLDDAIKAASQHHQAEAFGQTDMFGVLTEAPEEVEHAYANIPEWPEKVWLEGERETLGLYLTGHPINAYVPELKHYTTWRLKDAHPTGRDKVVTVAGLVIAARVMTTKRGTRIGLLSLDDRSGRMEVMLFSDALERYLDLVEKDRILVVSGQVSFDDFNGGLKMSAREVLDISEAREKHLRGLAISVTERQIDEQFFERFSKVLEPHRAGTVPVNMYYQRSDARAKLTLGTEWRVTPADQLITDLKVLLGEKQVELEFN, from the coding sequence ATGGCTGAACCTCGCTTTATTCATCTTCGTGTCCACAGTGATTTCTCAATGGTTGACGGCCTGTCAAAGGTCCCGCCGCTGGTCAAAAAAGTCGCCGCGATGGGCATGCCGGCCATGGCGCTGACCGACTTTACCAACCTGTGTGGGCTGGTGAAGTTTTACAATGCTGCCCATGGCGCCGGGATGAAACCCATCATCGGGGCGGACTTTAAAGTCCGCTCAGACGAAATGGGTGATGACCTGACAGACCTGACGATTCTGGCGGCAGACAATGACGGCTACCGCAACCTGACCTTGTTGATCTCAGAAGCCTACCAGCGCGGCCATATCCAGCACCTGCCGGTGATCGACAAGGAATGGCTGGTCGAGCACCGTCAGGGGTTGATCCTGCTCTCCGGCGGCAAACGGGGTGATGTTGGCCAGGCTTTGCTCAAAGGCAACCAGAAAATGGCCGAGCGTCTGGTGTCGTTTTACCAGGCGCACTTTCCCGACAGTTATTATCTGGAGCTGACCCGGACCGGTCGCCCGGATGAAGAAGCCTATCTGCACTTTGCGATTGAACTGGCCGAGCAAATGGCCTTGCCGGTGGTGGCGACCAACGATGTGCGCTTTATCTCGCCGGATCAGTTTGATGCCCACTCGATTCGGGTGGCGATCCATGACGGCTACACCCTGGCCGATCCGAACCGGCCGCAGCTGTACAGCGCTCAGCAATATCTGCGCAGCGAAGAAGAAATGTGCGAGCTGTTTGCTGATATTCCGGAAGCATTGGAAAACAGCGTCGAAATTGCCAAGCGGTGTAACGTGACCGTGCGGTTGAATGAATACTTCCTGCCGAACTTCCCGACCGGGGATCTGAGTACCGAAGATTTCCTGATCAAAAAGTCCAAAGAGGGCCTTGAACGACGTCTGGCCTTCCTGTTTCCGGATGAAGAAGAGCGCCAGCAGCGCCGTCCGGAATATGATGAGCGCCTCGATATCGAGCTGGAAGTGATTAACCAGATGGGGTTTCCGGGCTACTTCCTGATCGTGATGGAGTTTATCCAGTGGTCGAAGGATAACGGGATCCCGGTCGGACCGGGCCGGGGCTCTGGTGCCGGCTCCCTGGTGGCTTACGCGCTGGATATCACGGATCTGGATCCGCTCGAATTCGACCTGCTGTTCGAACGTTTCCTCAACCCGGAGCGGGTCTCCATGCCCGATTTCGATATCGACTTCTGTATGGACAAGCGGGATCTGGTGATCGACCACGTGGCTGAAATGTACGGCCGGGATGCGGTGTCCCAGATCATCACCTTCGGCACCATGGCGGCTAAGGCAGTGATCCGTGATGTTGGCCGGGTGCTGGGTCACCCGTACGGATTTGTCGACCGGATCTCCAAATTGGTACCGGCTGAGCCAGGGATGACCCTGGCCAAGGCGTTTGAGGCTGAGCCGCAGTTACAGGAGTCGTATGACGCGGACGAGGAAGTCCGGGATCTGATCGATATGTGCCGGGTGCTGGAAGGGGTGACCCGAAACGCCGGGAAACACGCCGGTGGGGTCGTGATTTCACCCACCACCATTACCGACTTTGCGCCGCTGTACTGCGACGCTGAAGGCCACCACCCGGTGACCCAGTTCGACAAGAACGACGTTGAAACCGCCGGGCTGGTCAAATTCGACTTCCTCGGCCTGCGAACCCTGACTATTATCGACTGGGCGCTGGGGATGGTGAACCCACGTCTGGAAGCGCAGGGCAAGCCGCCGGTGAACATTGCTGCGATCCCGATGGATGACGCAAAATCTTTCGCCATGCTGCAGCGATCGGAGTCCACTGCGGTGTTCCAGCTCGAATCGCGCGGGATGAAAGATCTGATCAAGCGTCTCCAGCCGGACTGCTTTGAAGACATGATCGCCCTGGTGGCGTTGTTCCGTCCGGGGCCACTGCAATCGGGCATGGTTGATAACTTCATTGATCGGAAGCACGGCCGAGAGGCGGTGTCGTATCCGGATGAAAAGTGGCAACACGAATCGCTGAAAGAGATCCTTGAGCCGACCTACGGCATCATCCTGTATCAGGAGCAGGTGATGCAGATCGCCCAGGTGCTGGCCGGTTATACCCTGGGTGGTGCGGATTTGCTGCGCCGGGCGATGGGTAAGAAAAAACCGGAAGAGATGGCCAAGCAACGGGCGATTTTCGAAGAAGGTGCGATCAAGAACGGCGTCGACGGCGAGCTGGCGATGCGGATCTTCGACCTGGTTGAGAAATTTGCCGGGTATGGTTTCAACAAATCCCACTCCGCAGCCTACGCGCTGGTGTCGTATCAGACGCTGTGGCTCAAGGCGCACTATCCGGCTGAATTCATGGCGGCGGTGATGACTGCCGATATGGATAATACCGATAAGATCGTCGGCCTGGTAGACGAGTGCCACCGGATGAAGCTCGAGCTGCTGCCGCCGGATGTCAACAAGGGGCTGTATCGCTTTAACGTTGATGATAACGGCGCCATTGTATACGGCATCGGTGCGGTGAAAGGGGTCGGTGAAGCGCCGATTGAGAATATTATTGCTGCCCGCGAGAAAGGCGGCCACTTTAAAGATCTGTTTGATTTCTGTGCCCGGATTGACACCAAGAAAGTCAACAAGCGGGTGCTGGAGCGGCTGATCAAGTGTGGCGCCATGGATCGCCTGGGCCCGAACCGGGCGGCGATGATGGCCTCGCTGGATGATGCGATTAAAGCGGCGAGCCAGCATCACCAGGCTGAAGCCTTCGGCCAGACCGATATGTTTGGGGTCCTGACCGAAGCGCCGGAAGAAGTCGAGCACGCCTATGCCAATATTCCGGAGTGGCCCGAGAAAGTCTGGCTCGAAGGCGAGCGCGAAACCCTCGGCCTGTATCTGACCGGGCACCCGATCAACGCTTATGTCCCGGAACTCAAGCACTACACGACCTGGCGCTTGAAGGACGCCCACCCGACCGGGCGGGATAAAGTGGTGACGGTTGCCGGGCTGGTGATTGCCGCCCGGGTGATGACCACCAAGCGCGGTACCCGGATTGGCCTGCTGAGCCTGGACGACCGTTCCGGGCGGATGGAAGTGATGTTATTTTCCGATGCGCTGGAAAGATACCTAGATTTGGTCGAGAAAGATCGCATTTTGGTCGTTTCCGGACAGGTCAGCTTTGATGATTTTAACGGTGGCCTTAAAATGTCGGCGCGAGAAGTGCTTGATATCTCAGAAGCCAGAGAAAAGCATTTGCGAGGTCTTGCCATCTCTGTGACGGAGAGGCAAATTGATGAACAGTTTTTTGAGCGTTTCAGCAAAGTGCTGGAGCCGCACCGCGCAGGTACTGTGCCGGTAAATATGTACTATCAGCGCTCTGATGCGCGCGCCAAATTGACCCTCGGGACCGAGTGGCGCGTCACCCCGGCCGATCAGCTAATTACTGATCTCAAAGTCTTGCTGGGTGAAAAGCAGGTAGAGCTTGAGTTTAATTAA